The genomic interval GTCTAAAATAATTGGTTTTTTCAATTTATTGGCAATTTTTCCAACTTCTACTGCCATTGTCTCCATACTTTTATCCATAGTTCCTATATTTAAAACTACACTTGATGAAAACCCAATTATCTCCTCAATTTCTTCCATACAAAATGACATTAATGGTGATCCCCCAATAGCTAATGTTATATTGGCACAATCATTTATAGTCACTGTATTCGTTAAATGATAAACTAAAGGTGTTTTCTCTTTAATATTTTTTAAAGCTAGTATAATTTCATCAACTACCTCTTCTTTTTTTATATCCTTATTCAAAATCAACACCAGCCTTTTTATAAAGATCTACAAAATGACCTACTGGCCCTACTCCCTCTCCTATAGAAAAAGAATTTTTTATTGCATCTGTTATATAACTTTTTCCAATTTTTACTGACTCTTCTATGGAATAACCTTTTCCTATATAAGAGGCTATCGTTGAAGATAATGTACATCCTGTTCCATGTGTATTTTTTGTTTTAAATCTCTCACCTAAAAACTTAATAATCTCATTTTCTTCTGTTAAAAGTATATCCGTACAATTGTCCTCTCTATGCCCACCTTTTATTAAAATATTTTTAGCACCCATATTTTTTATTTTTTTAGCTGCTAAAATCATATCTTCTTCAGATTCTATTTTCATATCTGCTAAAATTTCAGCTTCTGGAATATTTGGTGTTACAAGAGTTCCAATTTTTAAAAATTCCTTTAAAGCTTCAATTGCCTCCTCTTTTAAAAGATAATAACCACTTTTAGAAACCATAACTGGATCAATAACTATATTTTTTCCATTGACATTTTTTAAAGTTTCATAAACAACTTTTATAATTTCACTACTTGATAACATCCCTACTTTTACTGAACTTATCTCTATATCTTCATACAAAACTTCTATTTGTTTTTTTATTATATCTATATCTATTTCTTGGACTGCAAAAACACCCATACTATTTTGTGCCGTAATTGCAGTTATAACACTCATACCATATACACCTTGAGCACTCATAGCTTTTAAATCAGCTTGTATTCCAGCTCCACCACATGAATCAGATCCTGCTATAGTCAAAATTTTTTTCATTTTTTACCTCCTAGAATTTTGTATAAAAAAAGCTATCCCTAAATAGGGATAGCTAAGTCATAATTTATAGTTAATACATCTATAAATATTATATCTTGCTACTTCCCTACGCTAGAATTAACTAGATCAGGTTCAAAGGGTCAGTTCAAAACTTCTCAGCCTAATGGCTCCCCTAGTAAACTTTTTTTATTCTCTTGAAAACAATATACTATATTCTATTATTAATGTCAACCATAGCCATCTCTTTTAACTTGGTTCTATAAGAAAGGATTCTTTTCTCCCAGCCCTTTCCATATAGCTCCCAACTAGTTAAACTTTTATAATAATTTATTCTTTCTTCTGTTATAAGATCTATAAACTTTTCATGATCTTGAACTGAATTTATAACAGCTATTGTTTTACTTCCTAAAACTCCATCTACAACCACATTTTCCGAAGGTTTATATCTTTTCAAAGCTCTTTGAGTTATAACAGCTCCTGCATTATATCCACCATTAAAAAATATATCAAATATCATCATCTGTGAATATGAGTGCTTAATCTCATTCAATCGATACTCTGTTAAAAGATGCTCAGCTATTTCTCTAGCTTGATCCTCTGTAAGAGATTTTATTTCATAATTTTTATTAAATTTTTTATTGTACTCAATTAATAAAAAATTTCTTATTCCATATTTAGAAAGTTCCTTTTGTGTTTTTACAAGTTTATCCCCCTCATGAGACAACACTTCACTTATTATAATCTCTCTAATTTTTGTATCCTCATATCCAAAAGTGACTGTAGAATACAATAACGTAATTATAATTACAAATTTTTCTAGCATACTCTGATTAGTTTCCTCCCTGTATATTTAAATAGTTTAATAACTTTTTAAAAACAGGATATATTATATCATAATTTTGACTAATTTTATAGAGTTTCTGCAACTTTTTGAACTTTTTCCTTAAAATCAGTTATATCTTTTATTACTTTTTTAGAGTCTACAGTTTTAATTTGCTTATCTTCTACTATTAGCTTTCCATTTACTATAACAGTATCTACATTGCTAGCATTAGCTGAATAAACTAAAGCTGAATATGGATCATATATTGGGTTCATGTTTACTGACTTTGTTTCTACTATTACTATATCAGCTAATTTACCAACTTCTAAACTTCCTAATTCATTTTCTCTATGTATAGCTCTTGCTCCACCTATCGTTGCCATTTCAACAGCTTTTTTTGGTGGTAGTGCTGATCTATCTTTTGTATCTAGTTTGTGTAACTTGGCAACATACCCCATTTGACCAATTATATCTAAAGTGTTTCCACTCATAGGACCATCTGTTCCTAAACCTACTCTCATCCCTTTATCATGCATTTTTAAAGCTGGTGAGATTCCTTTTGCTGACTTAATATTAGCAACCATATTATGAGCTATCCCAACATCTCTTTTTTTCATTAATTCTATATCACTATCTGTTATAAAGATATTATGAGCTGCAATAAATCTTTCATTTAATAAACCAACTGAATCTAAATACTCAACAGGTGTCATTTTATATTCTTTTTTGATTCTATCAAACTCTCCATCAGTTTCTGCTACGTGCATTGAAACAGGCACGTTATATTTTTTTGAAAGTTCTTTGATTTTTAATAACTCCTCTTTTGTTACTGTATGAGGTCCATGAGGTCCGAATCCTGGAGTTATTAATTCATCATTTTTATATTTTTCTACAAAAGCAACAGCTCTATTTAATGTTTCTCCTTTTTCTTTTCCATCTGCTGTTGGATATTTAATTATATTTTGTGTCATAACTCCTCTTAATCCAACCTCTTTAACAGCTTGAGCAGCACTCTCTTCAAACAGATACATATCTACCATCGTAGTTACTCCACCTAAAGCCATCTCCATAGCCCCATGCTTTGCTCCTATATATGACATCTCTGGGCTTACCATTTGATTTTCTAAAGGAAAAATATATCTATTTAGTCTATCAGGAACATCGTCTGCTAAAGATCTAAATACTGTCATTGATACATGAGTATGAGTATTTATCATTCCAGGCATTATAATTCCATCGTCTGCATCTATAACCTTAGTAGCACTATATTTTTTTAATAAATCTTCATTTCCCACAGAAATTATTTTATTATTTTTTATAACTATAACTCCATTTTCTATAATCTCTCTTTTTTCATTCATTGTTAAAAGAGTTCCATTTTTTATTATTATATTAGCTTGTTCTTTTTTTTCAACTAAAGAACTACACCCCACTATAAACAAACTTCCTAATAATAATACACCTTTTAAATAATTTTTCATTAAATAATCCTCCCAAATAAAAAAATCCCAGCAAGCAAAAGCTTCCTGGGTTGATTAACTCCCAATTTACTTTTACTTATAGTACCAAATTTAAGGTTTGGTGTAGAAACTTTTGGCCATATCCCAAATATATATAAGCTTTAAATAAATATTTCACAAAATAATTCTAACATATTTGAATATAAAATCAAAGTTTTTTTATTTTATTGATTTTATATATGGAATTCTACACATTAATAGTATATAATTTAAATATCATATAATTTGCAGGAGGTAGTTTAATGTTAAAATTTTTAAAAGATACAGATATTGATGTTTATAACGCTATTGAAAAAGAGTTAGATAGACAAGAAAATGGTTTAGAACTTATTGCCTCGGAAAATTTTGTTTCAAAAAGTGTAATGGAAGCTGTTGGTTCAGCTATGACAAATAAATATGCCGAAGGGTATCCCAATAAACGTTATTATGGAGGGTGTGAATTTGTAGATATAGTTGAAACTTTAGCTATTGAAAGAGCAAAAGAACTTTTTGGCGCAAAATTTGCTAATGTTCAAGCGCATTCTGGTTCTCAAGCTAATATGGCAGCTTATAGAAGTTTGATAGATTTAGGTGATTGCATTTTAGGAATGAGACTAGATCACGGTGGACATTTAACTCATGGTAAAAATGTTAATTTTTCTGGAAATGATTATAAAGTTATATCATACAGTGTAAAAAAAGACGATGAAAGAATTGACTATGATGAAATTAGAAAATTAGCTTTAGAAAATCAACCTAAACTTATTATCGCTGGAGCAAGCGCTTATCCTAGAACTATTGACTTTAAAAAATTTAGAGAAATAGCTGATGAAGTTGGTGCTTACTTAGTTGTCGATATGGCTCATATTGCTGGACTTGTTGCAACTGGATTACATCCATCTCCAATTCCATATGCTCATATTACTACTAGCACAACACATAAGACTCTTAGAGGCCCAAGAGGCGGGCTTATTTTAAC from Cetobacterium somerae carries:
- the thiD gene encoding bifunctional hydroxymethylpyrimidine kinase/phosphomethylpyrimidine kinase, whose translation is MKKILTIAGSDSCGGAGIQADLKAMSAQGVYGMSVITAITAQNSMGVFAVQEIDIDIIKKQIEVLYEDIEISSVKVGMLSSSEIIKVVYETLKNVNGKNIVIDPVMVSKSGYYLLKEEAIEALKEFLKIGTLVTPNIPEAEILADMKIESEEDMILAAKKIKNMGAKNILIKGGHREDNCTDILLTEENEIIKFLGERFKTKNTHGTGCTLSSTIASYIGKGYSIEESVKIGKSYITDAIKNSFSIGEGVGPVGHFVDLYKKAGVDFE
- a CDS encoding putative peptidoglycan-binding domain-containing protein, whose product is MLEKFVIIITLLYSTVTFGYEDTKIREIIISEVLSHEGDKLVKTQKELSKYGIRNFLLIEYNKKFNKNYEIKSLTEDQAREIAEHLLTEYRLNEIKHSYSQMMIFDIFFNGGYNAGAVITQRALKRYKPSENVVVDGVLGSKTIAVINSVQDHEKFIDLITEERINYYKSLTSWELYGKGWEKRILSYRTKLKEMAMVDINNRI
- a CDS encoding amidohydrolase, encoding MKNYLKGVLLLGSLFIVGCSSLVEKKEQANIIIKNGTLLTMNEKREIIENGVIVIKNNKIISVGNEDLLKKYSATKVIDADDGIIMPGMINTHTHVSMTVFRSLADDVPDRLNRYIFPLENQMVSPEMSYIGAKHGAMEMALGGVTTMVDMYLFEESAAQAVKEVGLRGVMTQNIIKYPTADGKEKGETLNRAVAFVEKYKNDELITPGFGPHGPHTVTKEELLKIKELSKKYNVPVSMHVAETDGEFDRIKKEYKMTPVEYLDSVGLLNERFIAAHNIFITDSDIELMKKRDVGIAHNMVANIKSAKGISPALKMHDKGMRVGLGTDGPMSGNTLDIIGQMGYVAKLHKLDTKDRSALPPKKAVEMATIGGARAIHRENELGSLEVGKLADIVIVETKSVNMNPIYDPYSALVYSANASNVDTVIVNGKLIVEDKQIKTVDSKKVIKDITDFKEKVQKVAETL
- the glyA gene encoding serine hydroxymethyltransferase, which gives rise to MLKFLKDTDIDVYNAIEKELDRQENGLELIASENFVSKSVMEAVGSAMTNKYAEGYPNKRYYGGCEFVDIVETLAIERAKELFGAKFANVQAHSGSQANMAAYRSLIDLGDCILGMRLDHGGHLTHGKNVNFSGNDYKVISYSVKKDDERIDYDEIRKLALENQPKLIIAGASAYPRTIDFKKFREIADEVGAYLVVDMAHIAGLVATGLHPSPIPYAHITTSTTHKTLRGPRGGLILTNDEEIAKKIDKIIFPGIQGGPLMHIIAGKAVAFKEALSPEFKKYQEQVIKNAKVLADTLTQKGVRVVSGGTDNHLILVDLTNLDITGKDAEKILEKVNITVNKNGIPYDTKSPFVTSGIRLGTPALTTRGMKENEMILIGNLIVTALQNSNSDEILKNIIEDIKILCKKFPLYKD